Genomic segment of Candidatus Binatia bacterium:
CATAACCTGATGTTTGTTCCGCTGGCCCTCCTGATCGGTTGGGAGATCCATATCCTCGCCTCGTTGGAGCGATGGCGAACGGGGTTCTCGAAAGATACGCTCGGCTGGTTGCAGGCGGTCGGCTGCTTCGAGGCACTACTCTCCTTCGCATCGCATGCCTATGAGGCACCCGATGAGATTTTTCCCGGAATTGGCGAGGGGCCGCCGTCTTTTGTTGCAGAGGGTCTCGCGCATCCGTTACTGCCGTCCGCAGATGCCGTGGGCAACGATGTGCGCCTCGATACGCAAACCTCACTTCTGCTGGTGAGCGGCTCGAATATGTCGGGGAAGAGCACGCTTTTGCGCTCGATCGGCGTGAACGCGATTTTGGCACAAGCAGGTGCGACCGTGCGGGCATCGGCGCTCTCGATCACGCCGCTTCGTGTGGGCGCGAGCATCGGGACCGAAGACTCCCTGCTGGATAACCGGTCGCGCTTTCAGGCAGAGATTGATCGCCTGGCGTGTCTGATGAAGATCGCGGACGGAGACCGTCCGCTGTTGTTTCTGCTCGACGAGTTGCTCTCTGGTACGAACTCCCACGACCGCCGGATCGGGGCCGAGGCTGTCTTGCGGGCCTTTCTCCATCGCGGGAGCGTCGGTGTAGCGACGACTCATGATCTTGCGATCACGGCGATCGCCGAGGCCCCGGATGTCGCGGCAACCAATGTCCATTTCGAAGACAGGTTCTCAGGCGACGAAATGCATTTTGATTATCGGCTGCAAGAGGGTGTGGTTACCCGTTCCAATGCTCTTGCTCTGATGCGGTTGGTCGGCCTTCCCGTCGAAGAATAGCCACGGCTGAATCGCGGGTGGCAATTCGTCCGCTGTTGCAGGCGGTCCAAGGATATCGCCGGGAATTTTTGGTTGGTCAAGCCTTGGTCAAGGCACGCATATACTCGCGTCGCAGCGTCGAGATATTTCCGATCGAGATCGCCTTGGGGCATGCGGCTTCGCATTCTCCGTGGTTGGAGCAGTCTCCGAATCCTTCCGCATCCATCTGATCGACCATCCCCAGGGCTCTCGTCGCTCTCTCCACGTCACCTTGCGGGAGCAGCGAGAGCTGCCGGACCTTGGCACCGACAAAGAGGGAAGCGGATGCGTTGGGACATGAGGCCACGCACGCGCCGCAGCCGATGCAGGCCGCAGAGTCCATGGCCATCTCGGCGGTGTCCTTGCCGATGCGCAGATTGTTGGCCTCGGGTGCCTGACCGGTATTGACGGAGCAATAGCCGCCTTTTTGCATGATCCGATCGAACGGACTGCGGTCAACGACGAGGTCTTTCACCAGCGGGAAGGCTGTCGCTCGGAAGGGTTCGACCGTGATGGTGGCTCCATCGGAGAACTCTCTCATCCTCAGGGCGCAGGTGGTGATATTCGGAACGGGGCCGTGGGGGCGTCCGTCGACCACGACACCGCAGGCACCGCAGATACCCTCTCGACAATCACTCTCGAACTCGATGGGGTTTTCCCCCTCGCTGATCAAAGTCTCGTTGAGATGGT
This window contains:
- a CDS encoding DNA mismatch repair protein MutS, whose product is HNLMFVPLALLIGWEIHILASLERWRTGFSKDTLGWLQAVGCFEALLSFASHAYEAPDEIFPGIGEGPPSFVAEGLAHPLLPSADAVGNDVRLDTQTSLLLVSGSNMSGKSTLLRSIGVNAILAQAGATVRASALSITPLRVGASIGTEDSLLDNRSRFQAEIDRLACLMKIADGDRPLLFLLDELLSGTNSHDRRIGAEAVLRAFLHRGSVGVATTHDLAITAIAEAPDVAATNVHFEDRFSGDEMHFDYRLQEGVVTRSNALALMRLVGLPVEE
- a CDS encoding succinate dehydrogenase/fumarate reductase iron-sulfur subunit, encoding MANVENRSYQLRVWRQAGPNNPGKLVDYRVKDIDPSLSFLEMLDHLNETLISEGENPIEFESDCREGICGACGVVVDGRPHGPVPNITTCALRMREFSDGATITVEPFRATAFPLVKDLVVDRSPFDRIMQKGGYCSVNTGQAPEANNLRIGKDTAEMAMDSAACIGCGACVASCPNASASLFVGAKVRQLSLLPQGDVERATRALGMVDQMDAEGFGDCSNHGECEAACPKAISIGNISTLRREYMRALTKA